CCAAAGGTCTCCATGTCTTCTAGATATTAGACATAAGTGATTAAAATAATCATGCATGGTACAAGGGGGTAGTCACAATGTGACCgaatcggttggggggggggggtaacctAGTTAGATTTCAACCAAGTGTTAAGATATAGTTAGTTAAGTGTGAAGGTTATCCCGGTTACTAATGTGTCATGCGTTATAGCgagtgttagggtattcagggaccctaactggctcagaaaaagataaacaatgtaaatggcattatttttgtgttccgggtaaagtccggttgttcggttggatcgtaatccgttaaagcgcttaacaaagctttaaagtgtcgttattattaattttagtgacacaacttattcccgacactttggaaagtgtctagtaatatttttctcatgttttggcactttattagttaaccaaatgctgaatttttagttaaagtgctgaattttgtacttagagtacgttttaggcacatcctgtcactgtaacttattcctagagacgcagttctacaacccttatatctctacactcactattagtgtagtaaactatctcgggctcatacaggccttagaggcagtgtctgcctgatgctggctatatcagcatgtttaataggttatccgttcatagtgctactgtgcttttgtgcatcaagattGTCACTAGAGTTTAGTATGTAAATAATAAAGCAACAACAAATAGAATATGAGGCATGGTTATACatatttcagaaatcatgtagaagtttatttaccactgtaagcaagcacagtaattgagcagtaattaaatactaattaattcgtacggatacctggtttggtgagggttgtcacatttcaTAATTCAAAAAAGAAGCTACTTTAAACAAGTGGAACTTGTAGAGTTCTGTTGatgttattattaatttttttataattttaccAACACGAGCCTTATTTTTAGTAAAACAAAACTGTTATAAATGTCCAAATGAACAAAAGCCATTTATTAGAATTTGTGGGTCGTGAAAAGCAAACGATTCAAAAAACAAAACATTCTTGAACACACACCTTAACgctttgaaattttttttttaaaaaaaaaagtaaagggATTTGATTGAAAAACCTGATGTGCACGCTTGAATACGCCAATATCATTCCCGTATGCAGCAAATGTATAGTCACGATAAGATGCGAGAGCCCGAATCTTTTTTTCAAGTTGAGAACCTTTAAAGATAGCCCAAAtgttagaaaataaaataaacaaaatccaGCCTCATAGAATTTAGTTACAGACAACAAAAAACTAAATCTTTTCTACTTTGTCTATCCAGTAACTAATTCTAAACAAGGTTCGGCAAAAGGAAATTGCACTGAATGGTTCAGACCAGAAAAATACCAAATTCAGTCTCcttaaaaccaaataaaaaaacaaaaaaaagttggTAATTTAATAAGAGAATTTACTGCATATTATGCCCAAAATATGCAGAATGACATTGTTATCATCATCTTCAAAATTAAAGTGCTTTAAAAATAGATAGTGAAATACGATAGGCGCACCCAATCAAGAGCCCGAGATAAGCAAGACACACAGTATAGCTGTTTGAGGTGTCAAATATTGTTTGGATATGTGTTTTGAAATTATACATAAAAAACAGTTATATTTATGAGTGTATGTTACTATTCTATATTATAATTTGTAACCAAGTAAATTCAACAATAAACACAACAGTTGAAgtgctaaaaaaaactaaaactaatAAATCTAAAACCAGCAATGTTAAGCATGCCAACCTGTTTCCGAGCGCGTGATCTAGCCGCAGACTCTCGGTTCTTAATCGTCTTCCTCTGCCTCCTCTCCACAACTTTCTCAATAGCCCCATTTTTCCTCCCCCTAAAAACTCCATTTAAAACATAAGGAACAGGCGACACCAAAGACGTGTCACCCCCATTACTCTTCCCTAACCCATCCGACGAAACCGCCGGAGACCCCTCAACAACTGTAACCCCCCAGCCCCACCCAACCAACCCATCATCCCCATCCCACCTAACCCACCACCATTCATAACCGAATTCAAATTGTAGACAAACACCATGTCATGAACCATTCAAAACTCAGTTTCACAAATAAAGGCCATAAAATTTAACATCTTGAAACAAATCACAACATAAAAAAACAAAGACAACCCATCCGATCATTCATCAGCAATCACTCGACCAAGAATTCAtaaccaaaaaaaacaaaaattaacaaCAACTACCTCCCTTTGGTGCCTATTTTGATGATAACAAGCTTCTTCTTAACAACTATTTCAGTGAAGACGGAATCCATTGTTGGTAGATACAAGAGATCTAGAGGTGAAATTGGAAGAAGTTAAGGTGTGATTTGATGTTTCCATGTTACAAACAATAAACATAAATTGAAGGCTTAATGGACTTAACGTTCAGAGATTTAGAAACAAAATAAGCAATACCACATATATATCGAAAAGGTGCAAACCTTGCTTTGAACCATAATCGGGAAAACTGCGCTTGATTAAATTAGCATTGCCGATTTCAACTTCCTCTTGATTATCATGCCAAAACCCTAATTGGCAAAACTCAAAATTCGAAACAAACACTGTGAAATCGAAACGGGTGTTCGATTAATCAACCAAAACAGAGGAAAGCAAGCAAATTCAAAAGAAAATTTTGTGGATTGAGGCGAATAATTGAAATCACATAATACCAATTAGAGCATCAAACTGCAAAAACATACCTAAAATGAAAACAGTCCTCGTTATTGTGAGTTTAATCTGAAATGGCTTCAATCTGAATACCCTTCGAATCCATTGCAGTATGCCATTCACCATTAATAGAAAAATTAGGGTTTCAGAAAACTGACCGGCGAGGCGAAGGGCGTGTTTGCGATTCCTTCTTCTCAAAAGTCGGCTTAAAATAGTAGGCTTCAAGTGAAACAGACAGGGGAAACCAATCGCCGGTAAATGGAAGGGGTAGGGTTCTGAAGCCATTCAATGCCCGCCTTCTAAAAGTTCATGAATGAAATCCCTATACTAACCCTAATGCGTCTTAAAATTTGGACCACTTTCCTAATCTATCTCTTTAATATGGCTACTATGCTCTTGTACGTTATGCTTTTAAATTTGTATGTTTGTCAAAATTACATTTTggtacatcacttctcctttttaatatattatagataatattccggaaaaattaatacaaaattaagtataagagtacttaatgaatacaataaaaatacgaattctcatacgtataaatacacaccggaatacgacctcAATACATGGCaagaattgtcacaccccgatatttccacgtattaccggtgggcccggtggggagtatcgtgacgtagttgatatcatcaaagtcaaacaacacaatttaaatgcacagtggaagcaaaagataaatatattacaatccgataaagagtaatatcaagtattacaaataCGGtcgtaaaagatccacaggcggatcgaaagataaaaagaaacttgttcaacagactttaaggcatctaagcttgcgagacttttatttgatgctaggagagaccagcctattccgattagtacctgcacttagcctttttgggaaaatacgtcagtttacactggtaaatacaatttaactgactcattttgaaaaaggtttaaaaattgatttgaatgcacaaggcacaaaacattttataacttgggataattatttatatataaacttgtaaaagaattacatgtttgttatgcgttcagttgcccggttcatgccgggttaaagattaatagacacaccacatggtatagtcctgcggcgagttattctcgtaaccggcggttataccttattaattataaatgcactaacgggtgtatgcctacacccgtgtgctaaggtcgtggccattctatgaatgatgccaaggatatccgggacatggtcattaacccccccatAGGCGTTAAGCAAACAAAACCAAATAATTAAACGGGTCATCTCGATAAtatttaaccaccaaacgattaaAGTCGAATGCCctaccaagcggtatttttataccgtaccccaagcccgtataagggaaaataagttaaaagtatttacctgagctaaatataaattcaaccccagccgtatatcaaatcagcaagtacagatagcttttactgggctcctagatctggaacgaagatttttaataacctattagattcctaacgggtcttaattaagcctatgcttagaccgtttagttttaaaggaggatacggttcaaaacgcatgattaagcgagatccggattagaatgtggtttagacctgAAGCTTTTATacttgtgtaataagggtaaactaaacacattctggattttgaggtaaggatgataaggtttgacccgtttcggctaatttatacAAACTAGTTACATGAgctgatccgaacgcgaaaagtgcgtaacgggtaaccaaaagagtcatgatcaggtttcctaagttaatatgccttaaatatattgtatatcagtaggataccttctgttatgcccaaaacgaatttaaaacaaatttatgcctcgtaggggtattttggtcattttaaaggttataagagagattaaatattattctgagttacaggtcagatataatcagtaaaaatacttaatttaataagttataacagcaGGGTatagcatatatgtgaaatttactatttataaccaaactatgcaccgtaggggcattttggtaatttcacataagcttaaaaggtcaaaattagagaatctgagtttaaaacttttctttactgttaaaatatatcaatttactaaaaatatcagtaggtatcaagccttatatattaaaaatagttttaactcatactaagcgtttaaaacgcgtaaaaagacgGTTTTAAGTGATTTctgggttttataagaaaagctgatatttttattattccagaagacttaaaatatcttatttatcaTCTAGGATCATTAGAAAAAGGTTTGGAatcaaaatgatttgtaaaactcattttataggccaaaagggcaaaatcgacaattaccgaatcaaagctataaccctatgttatgctcagcctaaaattaaataaaaatcttcaaaaatcctaaaatattattttatatcagtaggtaaaaattttggtatcaaaaattgggtttagataggatatacgctaattatgccgtttaattaatagaaagcttttcatttacgctaatgagcataactcctaatctagacctcaaactgatgtcaaattttagggacaagtttataaatcagtaataaagattattgtcctctcacgTTTTCAAAAATTatcgttttagggtcaaaaggccataacggtcaacatttaggcatttaacggaaatatgcatgaactaggatttctatggaaccaagttgtattacctcggagggttatactaacctataatatggtcctaatggaatcctaaggcatatctaaactaagctaaaatcgggtcagaactgaaagtcaaagcaaaagtcaacttttgcgactttcgattccgaaccgagcctatacttagaattgtcgggttgaatcatgcttaggcatgttcaactaatatttaccaagttattaaagtgagaaaaacCGATTTTATGGTTtcttatattaatagttatgaatttatttaaaattaacCCGTTTggcttttatttgacccgacaatttaactaagtaaacgtggtaattaggagttGCCCTattgagggtttaacacctacctaattaaggtcacgtagccatgttcgttacGAACAATGGttcaaccgtttaaaagtcaaagcattTATCGAAACGtttgacttttcggctataaaTGCTAAAAatttaaactaagcacgaaaggacacttacaaagggtccaagcaaggaggtTTTGATCCTAAATTCTCAAGTATGAAGAGCAAGGTctccaacttagagaattcagaaatcaagtgtgggtttGAAGGAAATaaggtggggtatttataggtttttcagaaccgttaagatcgttcatcgataaacgagctttgatctggaccgtACACCTCTTACCCATTGTTTTGGTAAACCAAGGGCATCTAAAATAGCCCATAGTATacttaaaaaccatttgcaactCAAGGAAACCCAGCTGCTGGTTTGAAAAACCAGTTTTGCAACTCTGGTGGGCTCACGTGGCCCGCTTAAGAGTCATGAGGATCTTACACGGCCCGCCTTGAAGTCTGATCAGCAACAGAAGTTTCATAAATGGTAGATTTGGTCCCTGTTAGCTTTTAAGGTCACGTTTGGCATGTTTAAGACCCGTTAAGCCCTgtttaaggctctaaaataatGCCCAAACATAAGGAACaagaaacatgctcaaaaacatgtcggatgtcggctcgtttggtcgtacggtttcgttgttcgtctaattacgacgaaacacgaacggacacgaaaaacgatccaaattgcgcgacgaatggaattttatcatgccgaacactaaaataaaatattttagtgctcacataaatttttgggtgtccagATATactcagaatgcaagatatgcgcgaaaatgcaaacttgtgcacttttgacacttttagtccctgcatgatgtaaaagtttatttttgcgcaccaaacacttctaagcctatatctaagatatataaagaataaatagggtatcatggtcatattccggaaggtccgttactatacgaatcggcatactatagcagtttgacgcaattagtacTTTAATCGCATAAAGCAGTGCGAAATgtcgtttaatgatatccaagccttccatagCCCATATTGGTCATTcacaagcatatacttaaatattactatgctctcgatgacttaaatggtcaccgaaaggcgtagattcaaaagttgacgctttaggtccctctattgcgcaaacttgcgcatctcatcatctaatagcattgaagcctcatctaatccatattaggaaTTCTTGAatgtattattaaacatcacaatgcttcgggttcgctaaaaggtgccttaaattcaatatttgacttcattagggtttattacacgtgttagtacatcattggacgtgattttacgaggtgttacatcctcacccccttaaaagaaatctcgacctcgagatttgctaaaatgctggaagtTCTTTTTGTCGCATAACGGACTTAACTTCTATAGCATATCTGGAGTCATTCTAAGCTCCCAagttgacctctataataggtacatgtatctTTTTCgtagcttcttaacctgtcgatcctcaattgATACAGGTTCCTCATCATATCATAAATCTGCATATCACTATGTGATAATGCTTCTCTACTTATTGGTGAAACACATCCTTAAATCATTTGTGTGTAATGCATTGCGAGCTacgccaagctccttaaataggttttagcttataagctatttgatcttgatacattcgattccttcgaatgattctatatattcagagttcaactagcctgataattaacaaattggcacacccttccagggtgatatctttgttgaaccttattgcttaacaagaacttaggagggttgctattttcattaatccttgattttctgccgaatACTAGCAACTTGCGGATGATTATGGATCTGtttgatcttattcgttgtttccaaggcaactttcagatcctgataattggtcTTAACAATCTTCTGTCTACTAATAGATGTtttaacattccatctatacaaggtctccaaaggagcagccttgatacttatatatcaactattatagaaaagcttatcttaaggtgagatggttattccaaccactgcttaaaaataatcttaaggaatagctaatccttacaGTTAGTTGAACAAATCGATGATCCTGGGCAGCTAATggcgattcttaattgttgcttaaataggggttgcggtaatcaatgcataagaaagatgaaccgtctttcttaattaactatacCGAATTCTCAGAATagtgagttaggctatatgagtcctctattttaaaacttacttaatcagggtttcgattcttccaatgatggtactagccgtcttggagatttcataatactacaaccctaaatgggatataaatcttaactttacttgcctctcaggaggtaaacagggtaatcttaggagaagataatcaagatacaaggaggctacagagattttccatatctcaggctccagttcatccatcattgcttgtgtcaaataagtgacacatttatgttacAAGTCCACGAATTCTTTAATCGGGAATAtttacttggacaattccattctggatatcttctttgaataccattagttgactttagtaccattTGACCATTAGAATATCCTTgcggttccatgcattaaacctccatactgatcaggcatggaagcaatctatggaacttattaagatacatcaatcctcatatggcgcttttatcatactgTCTGGTATTCGTAATCGATAGAGATCAAAGAGATATCAACTATGTATGCTGACGCACTTCCTCTTAGAGAGAGGATACTTCGAAAATTTTACGACTGAAGGTTTCTGacaggaacagaagaaatggttcttatgatttcgcctgtaagttttaccttacacttaatatctgagGTTCTTACGGGaaaatttctaaaagtttgctaagcttatggtcttatgagagacttagcagCACCTGAAACCAAACGTAACTCCTAGCAATAAAATCACAATAAGGGATTTATCTGGGGTCATTATTAATGTGAACTGCCTCTAATCATTCACCCGGGAGGGTTAAACacctccattcttaatcctttaAACTTAGCTTACAAAATCTTTGACAGATTTTAGGGCAGTCTCAactttgactggttatttcttacTCTATAAAACGTGAGTGGCTGAGGTAAatccataatggatttataaTGAGCGGActttgaaaccttaatgtgccctcttattgcTGATGCTAACCACCAATGATTATTTGTATTAAGCTTGGATTTTTGGGGTAGACTGAATAGGCACTATCTCAGCCAATGCATATAAAATTTGTAACAAGCTGTCTGCAGTCTAAAACTTTTATGGTGAGAGTTAGAAAAtttcttattccatctttttccatTTCGTGACGCAGATGATTGGATTTTCTAATAAGGTCTTtaaaacttggaccatcccataatgTATAAGAGGATCTTTCTTGTGGACTCCATTAATGTCCTCACTAATCAAGGGTATTGCCATCGAACGACTGTGATGCATACCTCACCGCGTCCTTTCTAGCATAAATGCTGATacacctaatggtttctacttcatcCAACAATTTCCTGCAATTCGATGGCCCctttttactattgaagtctcttgacttccaagagacgaagtacttttaagtacatcctAAAAGAATGGAGCTCCTTGCCATATATGCTTTTGCTAGGTTTATTCTCCGCATTTGAAGTATGAATATAGTTCTCCTTGTGAGCAGCGACATGTGTTTTAAGGCAAACAACATTCAgttttggagattaactccattacCATTGAGGTTCACATCTGGTGCACCACTAACATTTGTCGCATCTCTAGCATCGCGACTGTTGTTTGTCTCTTCTGAGTTACTCGAAGCTTTGGTATAAAATACCAATTTCAACAAGTGCTTAGGCAATCCATACCCAGTGTCTCCTTGAATGGTCAAAGGCtcaccataaggagtcttgataactacttgcttcttatcatACACAATATGGGCTTGGTTTTAAGACGACCAATCCATTCCTGTCACTATATCGAGTCCCTCTATTTTAACGGAAACAAGGACAGCGGAAAAGAGtaattcctaatggatataaaacatccatctaatattgctgaagcagtctctgaggtactatcggccaattctacttcatacttaatgcttagagttttaacaggcagatttaatagTTTACTAAATCTATTGTCTAtgaaagacttatctgaacctgaatcaaataatactctagcATGAACGTCACTAACAAGGAAAGTAACTGTTGGGGCATTGTCATCCTGAAcggcctcttgagcattcatttgAGAGTCTCCAGCTTTGGTCTTCTTAGCCTCCCCAGGCTTCTTCGTTTtatttgggcaatttgtcttgatgtgccctttttcatggCAACCATAGCAAGTtgcgtcttccaacttcttgcaatccaaggtcttatgctccttggacttgcagattccacagggtagaggctgagattcaaatTTGCATTTCCTAAGGTGGTATTTCCTATAGGTTTTGCATCTGGTCTTTTCACCTGACTACTGGTTGTCTTTCAGGTCCTTGCATTCATGGGTCTTGTGATCCATTTCTTTACAGATGACACATCCCCTGGTCTGATCATAGAAACATTTTCCGAAATGCTTCTTCCCGCAGGTTTTACATTCGggttttgcctcctttggcttggactggttatagcttgaaccggtcttaccctttttgtaacccttattcggggtattatcgcactttcgcttatgatccttTAATACTCGGTCCACAGCTTTGTTTACGGCTGTATCTAACATAGCCTGTAACTCGGTGCCCGTTAAGTTCAGTCTTGCATCATTATTCTGATCAGCTGGATGATTGTGAGCTTCAGAggagtcagccatggtgaagctttgaaggctacaaaccaggtaataataatttgtttaattaTATGGGGAGTCGTCGAGTTTGatgattaaatagccatggtgcaaataaaccatataggccaatagatagtattaaatttatttgattatgttttgcctaggtttttaaataatcCACCTTCGACGCTTAAACGGAATGtaatccttcatatttattagacaggggatataaatcacgactgtcaatgtcggACAGACATGTTATATAGCACACGGGCTCATTCCAAAGGACTTTTGATGGCACAgaggccttgtcactagggaaatttaaaacataatcaatgattcctttggatcaaAAAATTTCACAGTTCTTTgtttgacaagaagttatgacataaaactatctttttcacgtatacatctttgcccgtaggtatacatcccagatggatgttttgatgtgtacatcatattcgacgtttattagccatgattcctattgatcatttatgctaaataaggggtttggaagaatcctaatataaagatgacaagtgtgattttatcgTATCACTGTTGTCAGgggtgttaacatgttttcagatgttaacaaggatctgaatctcttttaaacaggttttaccatcgtagctaggtctttaatgacattcaagctaggttataccttttaaGACTCTTTTTAATATGTATACTGGtaggaaaggaatgatatttattttattcagaattttcattataattatcctagatttaattaaaatataattatggcacaaaaaggccaagtcacaagggCAACTTTAAATTATAAACCATGATTTTGTAGAACCAAGGTATTTAGGCTTGAACGTTGTTCattgccttttcttgacagggagttgtaggctacgactgtcttttgtcttatatgacaatgaatatggcccgtaAGCATTACATCCCCAATGGATGCTTAATTCACAAAAAAGGAAAGGATTTCGGGAGAATCCAGTATAAGGAtgatttatgtgattttatcgaatcacatttgccacgaatgttaacatgtttacagatgttaacaaggatttgaatcttttgaataggtcctaccatcttggccttgtctgaAATGATATATAGGCTAGGTtgtacctttaagattcttttaatatttaacgcagaacaaaCCTAAATTGAGATATTAATagggatctgaatctaattgagggactaccatcttggccttgtcttaagatgacacatgggctaggtcttgtcctttttagaatttgccattttattaaaacggtagatcttataaaaggaatgttTTTATTCATATTTTATGTTCATATATCATGATGTAAATAACATTTAGATAGAACTTTCCAAGGATTTTTAAAAGAGGTTCAGAATTGCCCTAAACGGGgcttgaaaggaataatgttgtccaCGAAGGGGCTGAAAAATGAGAATGCCCTTATAAGGACTTACTAAGGAAATGAACTTCAGCAAAAGGAGTTACTAAGGAAATGAACTTCATTATATTTCTGAATGTTTTCTCATTGGTTGCACGTTAATCCTAGTCGCAGTACGAAGCTCGGCCTTCCCTAAGCTTcaaatggggagaatttccattatggcttctttgcttggcgacatattaaaatatatagaattgaaggcataattctccgaatagagatgagagtattcctatgttaagtctagactcagaagttcaaggaatgtgctactgtatcattgagattaaacacaaaaggctagtgtttaattcactcaatgttggctctgataccaacctgtcacaccccgatatttccacgtattaccggtgggcccggtggggagtatcatgacgtagttgatatcatcatagtcaaacaacacaatttaaatgcacagcggaagcaaaagataaatatattacaatccgataaagagtaatatcaagtattacaaatacggttgtaaaagatccacaggcggatcgaaagataaaaagaaacttgttcaacagactttaaggcatctaagcttgcaagacttttatttgatgctaggagagaccagcctattccgattagtacctgcacttaggctttttgggaaaatacgtcagtttacactggtaaatacaatttaactaactcattttgaaaaaggtttaaaaattgatttgaatgcacaaggcacaaaagattttataacttgggataattatttatatataaacttgtaaaagaattacatgtttgttatacgttcagttgcccggttcatgccgggttaaagattaatggacacaccacatggtatagtaccgcggcgagttattctcgtaaccggcggttataccttattaattataaatgcactaacgggtgtacgcct
The sequence above is drawn from the Helianthus annuus cultivar XRQ/B chromosome 12, HanXRQr2.0-SUNRISE, whole genome shotgun sequence genome and encodes:
- the LOC110893500 gene encoding ABSCISIC ACID-INSENSITIVE 5-like protein 5, which codes for MVWDGDDGLVGWGWGVTVVEGSPAVSSDGLGKSNGGDTSLVSPVPYVLNGVFRGRKNGAIEKVVERRQRKTIKNRESAARSRARKQAYTMELEAEVSELKQKNQKLKRKQVKAYLIV